Genomic segment of Ignavibacteriales bacterium:
CGGAGCGGATGGCGGATGGCGGCACACTTTGGCACGGAATCATCTCTGATATCACCGAACGCAAGCAGGCAGAAGAAGCGCTGCGTGCAAGTGAATCCCAGTTCCGCGAACTATGGGGAGCTACGGTTGAGGGGATTGTCATCTTAGACAAAGGAATAATCGTAGAAGTGAACGAAGCAATGTGTCAAATGTTTGGATATACGCGAGAACAATCCATCGGCATATCCATGCTTGAATTTGCACCGATCGAAATGCATGACCGTCTCCGCGAACGTATTGCCTTAGGAATAGAAGGGCGCTTCGAGACTCCTGCTCTACGGGCAGATGGAACAAGAATGTTGCTTGAAATTTTCGCGAAGCGGATCATCTATAAAGACAAATCGGTACGGATGGTAGCTACACGCGATATTACTGAGCAAAGGCAAGTGGAAGATGCCTTACGCGAAAGTGAAGAAAGGATGAGGGCAATCGTTGAGGGAACACCTCACCTCTTTTTCTATACACAGGATGTTGACGCAAATACCACCTACGTGTCTCCAACAGTTGAACAAATAACAGGGTACTCAGCCGATATTTGGTTAAAGAGGAAAGATTGGTTTATCACTAAAGCCCAATTTAATCAAAATGCAAAAGAGAAAACGTTTGCTCATCTTCGGGGAGAATTCTCTAAAGAACCTACTCTTTTAGAAGTTTGTCATGCAAATGGAAATCCAATTTTACTGGAAGCATACGAATATCCTATAATACAGAAAGGGAAAGTAATTGGTCTGCAAGGAGTTGCTCATGATATTACTGAACGCAGAAAGGCGGAAGACGCGTTGCGTCAAATGCAAAAGTTAGATGGATTAGGAACTCTTGCAGGCGGTATTGCGCATGATTTCAACAATATTCTTGGAATCATATTGGCATACAGCGCACACATAAAGCGATTTAAAAGCGATACCAAGCAAGTAGACCACGCAACTGATACTATAATCAAAGCCGTAGATCGCGGCAGAACTCTTGTTGACCAGATATTGACCTTCGCGAGAAAATCAGGTACGGAATTTGGTCCGGTGAATGTTACGGAAGTCGTCATGGAAATTATGACGATGATCATTGAAACGTTCCCGAAAGTTCTTACCTATTCGCAGAATTTCGACAAGGATATTCCTATAATTAACGCCGATCGCTCGCAATTGCACCAAGCTCTGCTGAACCTCTGTGTGAACGCACGCGATGCTATGCCGAATGGGGGCGTACTAACTATCAATACTCGAATGGTATCCGACACAAGTTTGCATAATTTGCCTCCGGATGCTCTTGAAGGCAGTTATGTTTGCATAGAGGTTATTGATACAGGCGAAGGGATGACGGACGAGATCCGTAAAAGAATCTTTGAACCATTCTTTACAACAAAAGAGAAAGGAAAGGGAACCGGATTAGGATTGGCAGTTGTATTTGGCATTGTTCAAACCCATAAAGGATTTGTCGACGTGGAAAGCGAATTTGGCAAGGGAACGGCCTTCCGAATGTATATTCCAGCATCGGAAGCGGCAGCGCCCATGAGCATTGAGGTGGGAGAAACGATAGAAGAACTTCCCGGTGGGAAAGAAATATTGTTGGTTGTGGAAGATGAGTTGAATCTAAGGATACCTCTTCTGAAAATACTGAGTGAAAAGGGATACACGGTGTTATCCGCAGATAATGGAATGGAGGGAGCGAAAATCTATGAGGATCGGAACAAAGATATCGCATTGGTCATTACCGATCTCGGATTGCCCAAGATGTCCGGAATGGATTTGTGTAAACGGATAAAACTACTGAACCCGAGCGCACGAATCGTTGTTGCCACCGGTTACCTTGCTCCAGAAATTAAATTGGAATTCCAGAAGGCTGGTATACAAAATATTCTTTTCAAACCATATAACGCCAAAAAGGTTCTGAAAGTGGTACGGGCAGTGCTGGATGAGAAATGAATCGCCAATGTGCTGAGGTTGTCTAAAAAGTCCAGAGTTGTCATGCTGAACTCGTTTCAGCATCTGTTTTTTGTAAAAAATTTGTCCCCGAAACACTTGCCTGCGTGCTGATGCACTTCGGCAGGCAGGAGTTCGGGGTGACATTTTCTTTCTTTTTGGTCAGCGACAGTGAGAGGGAAGAGGAAAAGAATAAGTAGCTCGTTGTTGGGAAGTAAAAGCAGTAAAAGTTCCGCATTTTCAATCATCATAAAAGCCCGGTTCTGTAGACAAAGAATCAAGCTTTGTTGTGTGCAGTTCTGACTTCATATTTAACCATCATAGAATTTGTTTCTCTCGAGTCTTTATCCTCAATTTTGCCATAATTTGAACTATCGCAGATTCCGTTCAGTCTATTGTCAAATATTCGGCTCTTCCAAAAGAATTAATCCTTTTTTCATCCTTTTGGACTATTCCTGATTCGTATAATCATCGGTATGTTTTATTGGAAATCTGAGAGAGATTTTGCGGATTTTTACAGGGACGGATTCTCTCTCTTTAACAAGCGATCGAAGAATTACGGCAGCTTGGAACTACATGTACTGGTTTTAAAAAGTGGAGGAGTATGCATTCAAAACTAGTCTTTATCAGGTTGTTGACTTGTGCTCCATCGCATTGGCGAAGAATAATTTCAACGCATTTAATTTCAAGTTTACTTTTCCAAGAATATTTGTCCTGCATCGGTCAACCTATAGCATCGAGGCAGGGCATTTATGTTTTTATATGTAACCTTCAGACGTGCTAAGTTAAAGGATTCCATCCATGAAAAATGCTAACCACAAAAGACACCGCTTCGGATATGTTTTCCTCCTGATTTTCGTCTACCTTTCTTATGATATGGTCACAGTGTCTCGAACTAAACTCCAAACGGGAGGACACGATGTATGAAGAGTGATCGGAAAACGAAGAACGAACTGATTAAAGAATTGGAATCTGTTCGTAGGAAAGTGAAGAAATTGGAAAATCTGCTGGAGAAACGGAAGCACACTCAACAGGATATCACCGAACGCCTGTCTGCCGAACAGGCAGGCAAGCAAGCAGAGAAGGCATTGCGAGAAAGCGAGGAACGGTATCGCAGCCTGTTCGAGAAAATAGATGAAGGCTTTTGCGTTGTCGAAATGCTTTATGACCCAGACGGTATGGCGGTTGACTACCGTTTTGTGGAAATCAATCAGGCGTTCGAGAAACATACAGGGCTCCAACAAGCATTAGGAAAGACGATCCGTCAGATGGTTCCCAATCATGACGCACATTGGTTTGAAATCTATGGGAAAGTGGCCCGAACGGGCGAAGCCATTCGTTTTGAGAACCCAGCCATTGCGATGCAGAGGTATTATGATGTGTTTGCCTTCCGCATCGGCGGGGATGGAAGTCAAAGAGTGGGTGTCCTCTTTACTGATATCACCGAGCGTAAGCGGGCAGAGGAAGAACTAAGAAATCGCGAAAGCATTCTGCAGAAGGTCTTTGACATACTTCCTGTGGGGCTCTGGTTTGCCGACAAAGATGGAAAGCTCCTGCGCGGGAATCCTGCAGGAGTGAAGATATGGGGTGCAGAGCCTAAAGTGACCCCGTCCGAATACGGAGTATTCAAGGGTCGACGACTTCCGTCCGGAGAAGAATTGGCACCGGATGACTGGGCGCTGGCGCACACCATCATGGATAAAGTGACGATTGTTGACGAACTGCTGGAGATAGATGCTTTCGACGGCAGAAAGAAAACGATTCTCAATTACACTGCCCCGGTTCTCGATGCCCTCGGAAATATTCAAGGTGCAATTGTAGTTAACCAAGACATAACCGAACGTAAGCGGGCGGAGGAGGAGATCAACAAATCCCATAAAGAGCTTCACATGCTTGCCGATCATTTGCAGAATATCCGTGAAGAAGAACGGAATCATTTAGCCCGGGAATTTCATGACCGGCTTGGACAATCAATGACTGCGTTGAAAATGGACTTGTCACTCTTGCTGCGTACAATCTCTGACGAAAAGCAGGATATTTCCCGTCCATACATTGCTGGAGAACTGAAATCTGCAAAAAAGCTTATAGATGAAATGAGTCGGTTAATCTGGGAAATAATAGCCGATCTGCGTCCGCAAATGCTTGATGACCTAGGGCTTCTGGCGGCTCTCGAATGGGAAACAGAGGGGTTTGAATCGCGCACGGGTATTTCCTGTGAGTTCCAATCATCTGCAGGAGATATTCAAATCGATTCTAAAAAATCCATTGCTCTTTTTCGAATCTATCAAGAAGTCCTTACAAATATTTTACGCCACGCTCATGCTACCATTGTGAAAAGTGCTCTTCGAAGGGATGATGAAATGCTTGTCTTTGAAATTAAAGATAATGGGCGTGGAATTACACTTAATGAACAGTCAAAAGCCAATTCGTTTGGTCTTATTGGCATGCGCGAACGCGCCCTGGCTCTTGGCGGGCAACTCAAAATCAGTGGAATTGCCGATGAAGGAACAACAATAATAGTCCGGCTGCCTTTATAGTCAATTGTGTCGTCAGGAGAGAAGGGGAGTAATAAAAGAGTAGAGTAATATAGGATGCTGTTATGTGTGCCAAGAGGTAACTCCTGAAACCAATATCACTATGAGTGCCGTCCGGATTTACTTACCTGCCGTGTTTTGTGGCGGGCTTGTTTGCCGTAGTGAAACGCAGGCAGGCTTCTTGTCGGTCAAAGAGATTTTCCGGAATTTTGTTGAGGTGGTATGCTGTTTGGTGCATCAGGAGCAAACTCCTGACGCCACGAAAACAAAAAAATGCTGGGGTTGTCCAAAAAGTACCGAAAACTTGGTAGTCGAAGACTTTCGTCTTCATTTATTATCTGAAAACGAAACCTGAAGGTTTCGACTACCGTTATTTGTACACTTTTTGGCCAACCTCAGTTGCAAAGTGACTTGCAGGAGTGTCGGGAACAAATTCCCGACACCACAGAAATAATGGAAAAAGATACATAGGAAATATGAAGCTATGACAAAAATCTTCATTGTCGACGATCATGTTCTTATCCGCGAGGGATTGAAAAAAATTCTATGTACAGAATTTGATCTTACAATCGTCGGCGAAGCACAGTGCGGCAACGAGGCACTGGATAAGTTAGATAAATGCCAATGTGATGTACTTTTACTGGACATTGCTCTTCCCGACAAAAGCGGACTTGACGTCTTGAAAGAAGTGAAAGCTCGACATCCCAAGATGCATGTAATTATATTGAGTCTGTATCCGGAGGAGCGGTATGCACTCCGCGCTATGAAGGATGGCGCTGATGGGTACATTACAAAAAACGGCGCAGCAGATGAGCTGTTTTTGGCAATTCGGACTGTGATGGCAGGGAAACAATACGTCAGTCTAACGCTTAAGCAGGAACTAACCGATTATCTTCAGGACGACCAAAAACAACCCACACATAAGAGTCTTTCTGATAGAGAATTTCAAATTCTGCTTTTAATTGGTTCCGGGATAACTGTTACGCAGATTGCTGAAGAGTTAAACTTAAGTGTGAGTACTGTAAACACCCATCGATTGCATATTCTGGAAAAAATGCACTTGAGAACAAACGCAGAACTTGTTCGCTACTTGTTCGAAAACCATCTGAGCGAATAATTGACATAGCAATATATTCAATGTGTGTTAGGAGGCCCGCCTGTGTGTTACAGGTACCTGCACTTTGTTCCAACGGTCAAGCCGGGGGGCAGGGAATCTTGATAAGAGGAAAGATTGATCTCTAGCTTCTCTTGTCCTTTCGACGATCCCGAGTTGCCGATAGATATGCCTGTAGAGTCCAGCTCGTAGCTGGACGAAAAATAGAGGGACTAATATGTGTCCGACTACGAGTCGGACTCTACTCCCGGTTGTGCGGGATTCGAAAGGATATTGAGAGTACCGGCTTGAATACCCCACGTCATGTACTGTACATATATATGACTTGAACCGAATCTGCTAATTCTATACTTCTCATTAGCTTTTCATTCACCTCGACCTATCTTCTTTCGTTTCTCACGTTAATAGCAAGAACCAATCATATAAAACTACTTTAGCCCATTGTTAATAATACGACAGGAAAATCACATTTTTTACTATACCGCTTGATGTTACATTCGTGTAAGCTATTGTTAACAAAAGAGGTGACGTTCATGCGAATATTCATTGCAGATGATTCTTCTGTCATACTGAATCGACTTGTCAAAATGGTTTCCCAAATTCACAATGCCAAAGTTGTTGGCGTGGCGAGCGACGGCGAGGATGCGATTACATCAATTCAGAAATTGAAACCGGATCTGGTTATTCTCGATCTGCGTATGCCAAAAGTAAATGGTTTCGATGTGATAAGGAATATCAAGAAAAATAACTTGTCTACGACAGTGCTTGTGCTTACAAGCTTTGCAACTATCCCTCATAGAGAATTATGCAAGCAACTCGGCGTCGAATATTTCTTTGATAAAACAACTGAGTTCGAACAAGCGATTGAAGTGATCGAAAGGTTAGCGTCGTTATGCGACATGTCTGCAGCGTAATGATGGGTCACAATCGGTTTTGTTCTTAGATCGGCAGCGTTTGTGATAGAGTCTGAATATGTAAAACACAGTACCATCGGAGGAGGGGAAGATATATGAAGGGTGATCGGAAAACGAAGAACGAACTGATTAAAGAATTGGAATCTATTCGCAGGAAAGTGAATAAAATGGAAACCCTGCGGGAGAAATATAAGCACACTCAACAGGACATCACCGAAGGTATGCGATTACAAGAAGAATCGGATGCTTCCGAGGATTATTATCGCGGCGCCTTTGAAACATCGCAGGATGGATTATTGGTTGTTCATAGATCACAAGGTGACATTCTTAATGCTAACGCATATGCCCAGAAATTGCTGGGTTATTCAAAAGAGGAGTTCTCGAAAAATAAACTCTGGGGAATCGGAGTTGTGAAAGATGATAAAGACTTTCAAGAGGCGTTGTCAAGATTGGAAAAAGATGGCGTAGTGTATTACAACAACATATCTGTAAAAAACAAAGCGGGCCTCACTATAGATACAGAGGTCATTTTAGTTGACAAGGTAAAATTTATTCAGTGCAATATCCGCGACAATACCGCACGCAAGCGGGCGGAAGAACAGCTTCGACAGAGTGAAGAGCGATTTCGACTCATTGCAGAAAATGCCACCGACCTCATCGCCGTACTTGATCTTGAGGGAAAGAGAATCTATAGCAGCCCATCGTACAAATCCATACTTGGCGATCCGGAATCGCTTCGAGGAACAGATTCCTTTCAAGAGATACATCCCGAAGACCGGGAAAAGATTAGGCGCATATTTCAGGAAACGGTAAGAACAGGAATCGGACAGCGCTCGGAGTATCGGTTCTTGCTCGAAGATGGCTCCGTTCGTTACATCGAGTCACAGGGGAGCGTGATTCGCGATGAGAATGGAAACACGATCAAGGTCGTGGTAGTCTCGCGTGACGTCACCAAACGCAAACAGGCGGAGGAGGAGTTAAAAAAGTCAGAAGGTAAGTTCCGGGCTATTTTCAACAACGCGAGCGACGGGATGTTTCTTGTTGACCTGAACGCTCGAAAATTCTTCATGTGTAATGCTATGTGTATGAAAATGCTGGGCTATACTCAAGAAGAATTTTTGAATCTGGATATCGACGATATACATCCCAGTGAGGATCTGGCTTTTATAAACGACCAGATCGGGAAGTTTAGCAAAGGAGAAGAGGGTCTTCGCAGTGATATTAGATTTAAGCGCAAAGAGGGAAGTATTTTTTTTACAGATCTTCGTCCTGCCATTCTCACAATTGCCGAGAAAAAATATTTACTTATTAATTTCCATGACATCACCGAACGCAAGCAATCGGAGGAGGAACTGAAGGAATCGAACGCACTCATCGAAGCGGTTGTGGAAAATGTCCCGCTCATGATTTTCCTCAAAGAGGCAACAGACCTGAGGTTTGTCGTATTCAATCGCGCTGGCGAGGAGCTTCTGGGCTATGACCGAAAAGATTTGCTCGGAAAGAACAACCTAGACCTTTTCCCTCCCGAGCAAGCGGCTCATTTCATGGCTAAGGACCGAGAAGTCCTCGATGGAGAAACCGGCATGCTGGACATCCCGGAAGAACCCATCATGACAGCCAAGAAAGGCCAGCGGCTGTTGCATACCAGGAAGATCTGTATCAAGGGCACTGATGGTGTCACGAAATACTTATTAGGCATCTCTGACGACATCACCGAACGCAAACGGGCAGAGAAACAGATCACCCTTCTTGCCCATACACTGAAAAGTGTCGCCGAGTGTGTAAGTATAACGGATTTGAATGATATTGTTCTCTTCGTCAACAACGCATTTCTGAAAACGTATGGTTATACCGAAAACGAAATTCTGGGAAAGAACATCAATGTAGTGCGGTCACCAAACAATCCTCCCATTGCTGCTTCCGGTATTCACGCAGCGACATTGGCTGGAGGTTGGAGCGGTGAGATAATGAATCGGACGAAGGACGGCCGCGAATTCCCGGTTTCTCTCTCGACATCCTTTGTTCGAGATGAGAAGGGACAAGATATCGCGTTCGTGGGAATTGCCACTGATATCACCGAACGCAAACGGGCAGAAGAAGAACTAAAAAAGAGTGGAGAAAAGTATCGTTCTATTTTTGAAAATGTGCAGGATGTGTATTATGAAACTTTGCTAGATGGCACAATACTTGAAGTCAGTCCATCTGTCAAGCTTATTTCGAAGGGACAATACAATCGGACGGATTTAATAGGGAAATCGATGTACGAATTCTATCCTAACACCAATGACCGCGATACACTTCTAGCAGCGATTCAGAAAACAGGCAGTGTCACTGATTTCGAAGTCCGACTTAAGAACCGGGATGGTTCGTTTATCCCTTGTTCCATTTCTGCAACGATTAAATTTGATGCTGAAGGGCGACCTGAAAAAATCATAGGCAGCATGCACGATATCACCGAGCGCAAGCGAGCGGAGGAAGCGTTACGGGAAACCACGGACTATCTTGAAAACCTGCTTAGTTTTGCTAATGCGCCAATAATGGTTTGGGACAATAATAACAAGATCACTAAGTTCAATCTGGCATTTGAACGGTTAACGAAATATACTATGTACGATGTTCTTGGTAAGAATCCGGTAATGCTTTTTTCTTATGATAAGCGAAAAGAAATATCAACTCTTATTTCAAGGATATCAAACGGAAAAAACCTGATATCTGTCGAGATGCCTGTTCGCTGTAAGGATGGGAGTGTTCGCACTGTCTTATGGAATACAGCAAATATTTATTCTGCAGATAGTAAAACAATAATTGCCACCATTACTCATGGACAGGACATCACCGAGCGCAAGCAGGCGGAGGAAGCGCTACAGGAGTCTGAACAAAAACTTCGCTTGGTTTTTGAGAATGTTTTTGATGGTCTCTGTATCTTTGAGGAAGCCGACGATCCAATTCAGCGGCGGCTTATAGATTGTAATGAGCACTATGCTCAGATGGCAGGGCGTAGTCGTGAAGAATTACTGAAACTCGGAAACACGCAGAATATCGCGAAGTCATTGAGCGAAGATAATACATATTCTATTGGGCATGGTATTATTTTCGCTGGACGCTTTAGCTGGATTCGGCCCGATGGAAAAGATAATATTGTTGAATACACAGCTGTGCCATTGACCGTAAAAGAAAAAAGATACACGATTAGCATCGATCGTGATATTACCGAGCGCAAACGGGCAGAGGAAGCGCTACAGGAAAGTGAGTTGCGTTTTCGTTCACTCTACGAGAATGCCACTATCGGTCTTTATAGAACGACCCCCGATGGAAAAATACTGTTGGCAAATCCGGCATTAGTAAAAATGCTTGGTTTTGAATCTTTTGAAAAAATTGTTGAAAGGAACCTTGAACAAAACGGTTTCGATTCAACTTCTCAACGTAAAGAATTTCTTGAAAAGATCGAAAGAGAAGGCGAGGTCAATGGTTATGATTCAAAATGGATTCGACAGGATGGCACTGTCATATTTATACTGGAAAGTGCCCGGGCGATCCGCAATTCTCAAGGCAAAACTCTGTATTACGATGGAACAGTCGAAAATATCACAGAGCGTAAGCTGTTAGAAGATCAAATACGGCAAATGCAAAAGTTGGAGAGTTTGGGAACGCTTGCCGGAGGGATCGCGCATGATTTTAATAATATTCTTGGAATCATACTGGCATTCATCACAAGCATCAAGCGGTTTAAAGATGATGCAAAGAAGTTAGCCCTCGCTGTTGATACTATCATAACAGCCGTGGACCGCGGCAAAACACTTGTCAAGCAGATATTGACATTTGCCAGAAAATCGGAAACGGAATTCAGCCCAGTAGATGTGAATGATCTTGTTGTGGAAATCATGACGATGATCCAAGAAACGTTCCCCAAGGTTCTTACCTATTCGCAGAATTGTGATAACGCAATTCCTTTCATAATTGCAGATCGCTCACAGTTGCATCAAGCATTACTGAATCTTTGTGTGAATGCACGTGATGCGATGTCAAGCGGCGGTGTTCTTACCATCAATACTCGCATGGTATCCGGTATAAGTTTACGTAATCAGCATCCGGATGTTCTTGCGAGCAGTTATGTCTGCATCGAGGTTGGCGATACCGGTGAAGGAATAACCGACGAGATCCAACAAAAAATCTTTGAGCCGTTCTTCACAACAAAAGAGAAAGGAAAGGGAACCGGTTTAGGATTGGCAGTGGTATTTGGTGTTGTAAAAACCCATAAAGGATTTGTTGAGGTGGAAAGTGAACTTGGAAAGGGCACAACATTCCGATTGTATTTACCCGTGCCGTCAGCTATCATGCCGGCACCAACAGACATCCAAGAAAATGTAAAAGAAATTCCAGGCGGGACAGAAACAGTGTTAGTAGTAGAAGATGAAGAAACGCTGATGGCGTTTATCCAGATATCACTTGCTGCCAAAGGGTACACAGTCCTTTCTGCTGCAGATGGTCCAGAAGCCGTGAAAATTTATAGGGAACGGCAGAAGGAAATCAGCATGGTGTTTACCGATCTCGGATTACCCGGAATGACCGGTGTGGAAGAAATTAATCTCATTAAGAAGATCAATCCGGACGTAAAGATCATCGTTGCGACTGGTTTTCTTGACCCTGAAATGAAATCGGAACTTCTCAAAGCCGGTGTGAAAAAATTTATCTTGAAACCGTACACTTTCGAAGAAATTCTGAAATTAACACGGGAAGTGCTGGATGAGAAGTGATCCGCGTAACCTGTGGGAAGTGATAAAGTAGAAACACGCTGTGCGTGTTCCATTATCAGGTGCCAAAGGCATGGCTTTGCCACTTCCAGCCCTTCGGAAGGTTACAGAGTATAAGCCGAGAAACCTTCCAAGGGTAGCTTAGAAATGAAATATAGGCGAATGATTGTGGAAGGCGAAAGACCGAGCCATCCGCCCAACCAGCCCGCTACGTGTTCTGGCGGGCAAAATGGTCGTCAGACTGCGATCGTCGATTCCGACAGCTGGAAGCCTGATAATGTATCACGCTTTGCGTGATTCAATTTTAAGCCTCCGGCTGTCGAACGGACTTGTCGAGCGGACAGGACGACGTTAGCCACAAAGCATATCTGCATTGGGGAAGGATCAACGAACGGAATCTGAAGCTAAAGTAATCAGTTATCAGTTGTAAGTTATCAGTTTTCAGTAAATATAAGTCCTACATTATTCCTTGATGCTAACGGAACGGTGCCGGACTTTTTATTTGTGATTTATAGGTTGATATAGTGTAGGTGGTGATCGTTTTATTAGAAAATTAATGATACCTTCACTTATAGGTGTGAATTCTTTTATACATCGGACATTTTATGCATCAATGGAAAACTCTTGAAAAAACGACAATTCTTGATTTCAACAAGTTCTTACGAATAGAACAACATACCATTGAATTGCCGGATGGTAAAGTCATAAAAGATTGGCCATGGATTA
This window contains:
- a CDS encoding PAS domain S-box protein; protein product: MKSDRKTKNELIKELESVRRKVKKLENLLEKRKHTQQDITERLSAEQAGKQAEKALRESEERYRSLFEKIDEGFCVVEMLYDPDGMAVDYRFVEINQAFEKHTGLQQALGKTIRQMVPNHDAHWFEIYGKVARTGEAIRFENPAIAMQRYYDVFAFRIGGDGSQRVGVLFTDITERKRAEEELRNRESILQKVFDILPVGLWFADKDGKLLRGNPAGVKIWGAEPKVTPSEYGVFKGRRLPSGEELAPDDWALAHTIMDKVTIVDELLEIDAFDGRKKTILNYTAPVLDALGNIQGAIVVNQDITERKRAEEEINKSHKELHMLADHLQNIREEERNHLAREFHDRLGQSMTALKMDLSLLLRTISDEKQDISRPYIAGELKSAKKLIDEMSRLIWEIIADLRPQMLDDLGLLAALEWETEGFESRTGISCEFQSSAGDIQIDSKKSIALFRIYQEVLTNILRHAHATIVKSALRRDDEMLVFEIKDNGRGITLNEQSKANSFGLIGMRERALALGGQLKISGIADEGTTIIVRLPL
- a CDS encoding response regulator transcription factor, with protein sequence MTKIFIVDDHVLIREGLKKILCTEFDLTIVGEAQCGNEALDKLDKCQCDVLLLDIALPDKSGLDVLKEVKARHPKMHVIILSLYPEERYALRAMKDGADGYITKNGAADELFLAIRTVMAGKQYVSLTLKQELTDYLQDDQKQPTHKSLSDREFQILLLIGSGITVTQIAEELNLSVSTVNTHRLHILEKMHLRTNAELVRYLFENHLSE
- a CDS encoding response regulator transcription factor, with product MRIFIADDSSVILNRLVKMVSQIHNAKVVGVASDGEDAITSIQKLKPDLVILDLRMPKVNGFDVIRNIKKNNLSTTVLVLTSFATIPHRELCKQLGVEYFFDKTTEFEQAIEVIERLASLCDMSAA
- a CDS encoding PAS domain S-box protein is translated as MKGDRKTKNELIKELESIRRKVNKMETLREKYKHTQQDITEGMRLQEESDASEDYYRGAFETSQDGLLVVHRSQGDILNANAYAQKLLGYSKEEFSKNKLWGIGVVKDDKDFQEALSRLEKDGVVYYNNISVKNKAGLTIDTEVILVDKVKFIQCNIRDNTARKRAEEQLRQSEERFRLIAENATDLIAVLDLEGKRIYSSPSYKSILGDPESLRGTDSFQEIHPEDREKIRRIFQETVRTGIGQRSEYRFLLEDGSVRYIESQGSVIRDENGNTIKVVVVSRDVTKRKQAEEELKKSEGKFRAIFNNASDGMFLVDLNARKFFMCNAMCMKMLGYTQEEFLNLDIDDIHPSEDLAFINDQIGKFSKGEEGLRSDIRFKRKEGSIFFTDLRPAILTIAEKKYLLINFHDITERKQSEEELKESNALIEAVVENVPLMIFLKEATDLRFVVFNRAGEELLGYDRKDLLGKNNLDLFPPEQAAHFMAKDREVLDGETGMLDIPEEPIMTAKKGQRLLHTRKICIKGTDGVTKYLLGISDDITERKRAEKQITLLAHTLKSVAECVSITDLNDIVLFVNNAFLKTYGYTENEILGKNINVVRSPNNPPIAASGIHAATLAGGWSGEIMNRTKDGREFPVSLSTSFVRDEKGQDIAFVGIATDITERKRAEEELKKSGEKYRSIFENVQDVYYETLLDGTILEVSPSVKLISKGQYNRTDLIGKSMYEFYPNTNDRDTLLAAIQKTGSVTDFEVRLKNRDGSFIPCSISATIKFDAEGRPEKIIGSMHDITERKRAEEALRETTDYLENLLSFANAPIMVWDNNNKITKFNLAFERLTKYTMYDVLGKNPVMLFSYDKRKEISTLISRISNGKNLISVEMPVRCKDGSVRTVLWNTANIYSADSKTIIATITHGQDITERKQAEEALQESEQKLRLVFENVFDGLCIFEEADDPIQRRLIDCNEHYAQMAGRSREELLKLGNTQNIAKSLSEDNTYSIGHGIIFAGRFSWIRPDGKDNIVEYTAVPLTVKEKRYTISIDRDITERKRAEEALQESELRFRSLYENATIGLYRTTPDGKILLANPALVKMLGFESFEKIVERNLEQNGFDSTSQRKEFLEKIEREGEVNGYDSKWIRQDGTVIFILESARAIRNSQGKTLYYDGTVENITERKLLEDQIRQMQKLESLGTLAGGIAHDFNNILGIILAFITSIKRFKDDAKKLALAVDTIITAVDRGKTLVKQILTFARKSETEFSPVDVNDLVVEIMTMIQETFPKVLTYSQNCDNAIPFIIADRSQLHQALLNLCVNARDAMSSGGVLTINTRMVSGISLRNQHPDVLASSYVCIEVGDTGEGITDEIQQKIFEPFFTTKEKGKGTGLGLAVVFGVVKTHKGFVEVESELGKGTTFRLYLPVPSAIMPAPTDIQENVKEIPGGTETVLVVEDEETLMAFIQISLAAKGYTVLSAADGPEAVKIYRERQKEISMVFTDLGLPGMTGVEEINLIKKINPDVKIIVATGFLDPEMKSELLKAGVKKFILKPYTFEEILKLTREVLDEK